TTGTCGATGGGCGATTCAATCGAGACTTTGTATGTCCACGGTAGCCAATGAAGCAACTTATCAAGCGGCTTTCTCATGCCATGTTGATAACGCTCACACCCCATCTTTTGCCCTAAGTGACTCGCTGTGAGGTCACCGGCCAGCACCAAGCAGGCTTTGGCATGTTGAAAGTGACACCCGATGGCTTGCACAAAGTGCGCTATTCGAGTCTCAGTTTGTTCCAGTAGAGCATGTTCACATACAACTAGAATCGGTTTGTCGGCAGGAATCAATAGCGTCGACAACCAGCTCATATCATCAATCGAGCCACAGATGAGTGAGTACCGCTCGCTTTTGTGAAACAACCGTTGGCGCCACACCAAATGCTCATTGGTATCGACTTCAAGCCAATGACAGCGGCCATTGTCCAAACGGTAGAAACGGGTATCAAGGCGCGCGCCGACATTAATAACCCAACCATCAGGGTTGGTCTCAAGAAATCGCTTTACTTGCAAATCGCAAAGCTGAGTTAAGGTGGCATGCAATAGCTGACTTTGGTCAACGTTACCCGTGAGGCAATCGGGCGCCAGTTGGCAACGGCGACATGCATGGGCAGCGATGGGGTCATAGATGATGCCATCATCCAGCAAACTTTCACGACTGCGAAACCACAGCGGCTTGAGCAGTTTGCTCGGTACATCTAAGGGAACGCTTTGATGATTGTTTCGATTGTCCATACTGCCTCCATGCATAGAGGCATCGATGATAATCGTTCTCAACAATCATTTCAAGGCAAATGAAATTAGTTATCATTTACATATCAATTTCAGACGTAAAAAAAGCGACAGGCGGACCTGTCGCTTTCCATCACCATAGGGGTGAAATTGTTGGCACTCTTTGAATGCCTCACAAATATCCATTTGTTATTTGTGCTTCCACTGCTAATTCTTGTTTGTCATCGTCCTGATGCGTTTTCACGATCCCTGGCAAAACCTTTTGCTCGAGTTCTTCCTAAACCCTGTCCATTTGTTTTCTCATCCTGAGAATAGTCGATCATCCGTATCTGCCCACACTCCGAGTCTGAGCAATATCCTTATTATTATTTTTGGCGCTCCTCGCCAAACATCCTTGAAGACCTTCTTGGTCTGAAATCCTTGTGTCAGCATCCTGTCGACAAGGAACAATTTACCTGACTCAGAATGGAAGACAACCAAGCACAACGTTTTTTCTAGTTCGCAACAATACACAAACAATTAAAGTAATATAAATCATAAACTTAATAATTATTAACGGCAATTTTGCGCTAACAAGTATGGCAAATATCTCACAAAGCATCTGGATAACTCGCCAATCACGCTCAAAGAGCATCAAGATCGAAGTGAGATCTGAATCACCCAGTGCGTGACACCACTACCAACAGATCTACCAACAACAACGCTACCCAAGCACCAAAAACAACAATGCCCCTTCATCAGAAGAGGCATTGCAAGCTCGGTTTGGCGTTAAAGAAACCCGTTTAGACATTAAACAAACTAGGTTAGGCTGCTAGTTTTTGTAACGCGGTTCGGATTAGTGAAGACCGCCCACGTATTTAGAAAGAACGTCGATATCTTCGTCGTTCAGCTTTTTGGCGATATCACGCATCATAGCGTTCATGTCGTTGGCACGATCGCCGCTGCGGAATTTCTCTAGTTGTGATTTCACATAATCAGCATGCTGACCAGAAATTTTAGGGAATCCTGATAGCTCAGTGCCGTTACCACGAGGGCCGTGACAAGCAATACACGCGGTAATTCCACGCTCAGCATCACCAGCGGTGTAAAGAACTTTACCCACTTCGACCACATTTTCAGGGGTACTATTGGCTGCGATTGGCATAGACGCATAGTAAGCCGCAAGATCCGCCATATCTTCCTCAGACAGTGGCATAGCCATACCACTCATCACAGGATCATAACGACCTTGTTTACCGCCACTTGTCATACCAAGCTTTAGGTCTTTCAGTTGTTTTTCAATATATTTTGCGTGCTGTCCTGCGATGCTTGGGTACATCGTTAGCAGACTGTTACCGTCCGCTCCATGACACGCTACACACGTTTGGGATTTTGCTTTACCAGCTTCAATATCGCCTTGGGCCCATACTGAGCAGCTGACTACAAGACTCAAGATTAGCGCTAATTTTTTCATGACATTCCATTATAATTATCAAGCTTCCAGTACCACTATACGCCTCGCTAAACCCTACAGATTGGTGTCAAAGGGACAAAATAAGGTAACGCGGGCAATTAATACCGATCATGGTACAATGTGTGGCCATATGCCGAGCACGGTTATTTTACACAATTTCACAAAAAAGTAATCAATCGACTACACAAAGTCGAGATGGAGTTAACAGTGAGCGTAAAAATTCATTATCAAAACACGCATTTCATTACAAGTGCACCCGATATTCGTCACTTGCCAGAGGATGAAGGGATCGAAATTGCGTTTGCAGGACGCTCCAATGCAGGTAAATCCAGTTCACTGAACCGCCTTACTAACCAAAGAGCGCTGGCGAAAACCAGTAAAACACCAGGCCGTACCCAATTGATTAACCTTTTCAAGGTTGACGAAGGTTGTCACATCGTTGACTTACCTGGATACGGCTTTGCTCAAGTTCCTCTTGAGATGAAAAAGAAATGGCAAAAATCGCTAGGCGAATATTTGCAGAAACGTCGTTGCCTGAAAGGCCTAGTGGTACTGATGGACATTCGTCACCCAATGAAAGATCTTGACCAGCAGTTAATTGAATGGGCTGTTGAGTCTGGTATTCCAGTTCAGGTTCTTCTGACGAAAGCAGACAAATTGAAAAGTGGTGCTCGCAAAGCACAAGTGTTGAAGATACGTGAGGCAGCACTGGCGTTTGGCGGTGATGTGCAAGTCGATCCGTTTTCGTCACTAAAAGGCATCGGTGTTGATCAATTACGAAATAAACTCGACACCTGGTTTGCGCCAGCGTTTGCACACCTTGAGCAATCTGACGATTTAGAAGGTGGTGAGCAAGACGCTTAACTATCTTTGGTGGTAAAACTATCTTTTAGTGGTAAAACT
The Vibrio sp. CB1-14 DNA segment above includes these coding regions:
- the yihA gene encoding ribosome biogenesis GTP-binding protein YihA/YsxC — its product is MELTVSVKIHYQNTHFITSAPDIRHLPEDEGIEIAFAGRSNAGKSSSLNRLTNQRALAKTSKTPGRTQLINLFKVDEGCHIVDLPGYGFAQVPLEMKKKWQKSLGEYLQKRRCLKGLVVLMDIRHPMKDLDQQLIEWAVESGIPVQVLLTKADKLKSGARKAQVLKIREAALAFGGDVQVDPFSSLKGIGVDQLRNKLDTWFAPAFAHLEQSDDLEGGEQDA
- a CDS encoding class I SAM-dependent methyltransferase, translated to MDNRNNHQSVPLDVPSKLLKPLWFRSRESLLDDGIIYDPIAAHACRRCQLAPDCLTGNVDQSQLLHATLTQLCDLQVKRFLETNPDGWVINVGARLDTRFYRLDNGRCHWLEVDTNEHLVWRQRLFHKSERYSLICGSIDDMSWLSTLLIPADKPILVVCEHALLEQTETRIAHFVQAIGCHFQHAKACLVLAGDLTASHLGQKMGCERYQHGMRKPLDKLLHWLPWTYKVSIESPIDKHCQRWSRWQRVVAKLPIYRHRLTPNIVNIEW
- a CDS encoding c-type cytochrome — translated: MKKLALILSLVVSCSVWAQGDIEAGKAKSQTCVACHGADGNSLLTMYPSIAGQHAKYIEKQLKDLKLGMTSGGKQGRYDPVMSGMAMPLSEEDMADLAAYYASMPIAANSTPENVVEVGKVLYTAGDAERGITACIACHGPRGNGTELSGFPKISGQHADYVKSQLEKFRSGDRANDMNAMMRDIAKKLNDEDIDVLSKYVGGLH